In Chloroflexota bacterium, the following are encoded in one genomic region:
- a CDS encoding AMP-dependent synthetase produces the protein MRQHGIADYDELMRRSTEDVAWFTKAVLDYLDIQFYQPYEQVVDLSRGIQWPKWCVGGKMNIVHNCLDKWVEDPQHAAEAIARWEGEGGAAPEHRMAFIWEGEEGATRAVSYAELYRMVNQAANALRSLGLGKGDAIGVYMPMVPEIVVAMLAIAKIGGIFLPLFSGYGVDAVVTRLKDADAKALFTADGFYRRGKVVQMKAVADQAAAQVPTLKHMIVLRRVGNEVAMQEGRDHWWDELVPSQPAEAETEITDAEDILMIIYTSGTTGRPKGAVHTHCGFPIKGAQDMAFGMDVHPGDLIWWMTDMGWMMGPWLVYGALALGAAFFMYDGAPNYPEVDRVWALVERHGVTHLGLSPTYVRAIMPEGLEPVKKHDLSSLRFFGSTGEPWNPDPWMWLFQEVGEGKRPIINYSGGTEISGGIVMGNPVLPLKPCAFSAACPGMAADVFDENGQPVRNQVGELVIKAPWVGMTRGFWKDPDRYIRTYWSRWPNVWVHGDFALIDEDGMWYILGRSDDTIKVAGKRLGPAEAESAVVAHPDVVEAAAVGVPDPVKGQALVVFCVLRAGVEPSDDLRAELRARLVEALGKALAPKAIEFVPDLPKTRNAKVMRRIVRAAYIGEPVGDTSALVNPEAVEAIAALRR, from the coding sequence ATGCGCCAGCACGGCATCGCCGACTATGACGAACTCATGCGCCGCTCGACGGAAGATGTGGCCTGGTTCACCAAAGCCGTGCTGGATTATCTGGACATCCAGTTCTACCAGCCCTATGAGCAGGTGGTGGACCTTTCCCGCGGCATCCAGTGGCCGAAATGGTGCGTGGGCGGCAAGATGAACATCGTCCACAACTGCCTTGACAAATGGGTAGAAGACCCGCAACACGCCGCCGAAGCCATTGCCCGCTGGGAAGGCGAGGGCGGCGCAGCGCCTGAGCACCGCATGGCCTTCATTTGGGAAGGCGAAGAAGGCGCGACGCGGGCGGTTTCCTACGCCGAACTGTACCGCATGGTGAATCAGGCGGCCAACGCGCTGCGCTCCCTCGGCCTCGGCAAGGGCGACGCGATCGGCGTTTATATGCCCATGGTGCCCGAAATCGTGGTTGCCATGCTGGCGATTGCCAAAATCGGCGGCATTTTCCTGCCCCTGTTCAGCGGCTACGGCGTGGACGCGGTGGTCACCCGCTTGAAAGACGCCGATGCGAAGGCGCTTTTCACCGCCGACGGCTTCTACCGCCGCGGCAAGGTGGTGCAGATGAAAGCCGTGGCCGACCAGGCCGCCGCGCAGGTGCCTACCCTGAAGCACATGATTGTGCTCCGCCGGGTGGGCAACGAGGTCGCCATGCAGGAAGGCCGCGACCACTGGTGGGACGAGTTGGTGCCTTCCCAGCCCGCGGAAGCCGAAACCGAAATCACCGATGCCGAAGATATTTTGATGATCATCTACACCTCGGGCACCACCGGTCGCCCCAAAGGCGCGGTGCACACCCACTGCGGCTTCCCCATCAAGGGCGCGCAGGATATGGCCTTCGGCATGGATGTGCATCCGGGCGACCTGATCTGGTGGATGACCGACATGGGCTGGATGATGGGGCCGTGGCTGGTTTACGGCGCGCTGGCCTTAGGCGCGGCTTTCTTCATGTACGACGGCGCGCCCAACTACCCCGAAGTGGACCGCGTGTGGGCGTTAGTGGAACGCCACGGCGTCACCCACCTGGGGCTTTCCCCGACCTACGTCCGCGCCATCATGCCCGAAGGGCTGGAGCCGGTCAAGAAGCATGACCTTTCCAGCCTGCGCTTCTTCGGCTCCACCGGCGAACCGTGGAACCCCGACCCGTGGATGTGGCTTTTCCAGGAAGTCGGCGAGGGCAAGCGCCCCATCATCAACTACTCCGGCGGCACGGAAATTTCCGGCGGCATCGTGATGGGCAACCCGGTGCTGCCCCTCAAGCCGTGCGCGTTTTCTGCGGCCTGCCCTGGCATGGCGGCAGACGTGTTCGACGAAAACGGCCAGCCCGTGCGCAATCAGGTGGGCGAACTGGTCATCAAGGCCCCGTGGGTGGGCATGACCCGCGGCTTCTGGAAAGACCCCGACCGCTACATCCGCACCTACTGGTCGCGCTGGCCGAATGTGTGGGTGCATGGCGACTTTGCCCTGATTGACGAAGACGGCATGTGGTACATCCTTGGCCGCTCCGACGACACCATCAAGGTCGCTGGCAAGCGCCTGGGCCCGGCGGAAGCCGAAAGCGCGGTGGTGGCGCATCCCGATGTGGTGGAAGCCGCCGCGGTGGGCGTTCCCGACCCGGTGAAGGGGCAGGCGCTTGTGGTGTTCTGTGTGCTGCGCGCGGGCGTGGAGCCGAGCGACGACCTGCGCGCCGAATTGCGCGCCCGCCTGGTCGAGGCGCTGGGCAAAGCCCTGGCACCCAAGGCGATTGAATTCGTGCCCGACCTGCCCAAGACCCGCAACGCCAAGGTGATGCGCCGCATCGTCCGCGCCGCCTACATCGGCGAGCCTGTGGGCGATACCAGCGCCCTGGTCAACCCCGAAGCCGTGGAAGCCATCGCGGCGTTGAGAAGATAG
- a CDS encoding Zn-ribbon domain-containing OB-fold protein, with amino-acid sequence MSDKPIKRKMEETEDGAIIYNVPFPSELTPEALQDLKKMRPIIVKSPYSINYIHSYGQDSPWFAGVANKVLLGSRQPETGYTYATPRGHDMYTGKENDWVVLPQEGKIHAFTVCHFGSEAFLPETPFVLVLVEFEGADTLFLGRMIGVDPNDASLDWIGMKVKAKFRRLSKFKPTDVYFVPAEE; translated from the coding sequence ATGAGCGACAAACCCATCAAACGCAAAATGGAAGAAACGGAGGACGGGGCGATTATCTATAATGTGCCCTTCCCCAGCGAACTGACGCCTGAGGCGCTGCAAGACCTGAAGAAGATGCGCCCCATCATCGTCAAAAGCCCGTACAGCATCAACTACATCCACTCCTACGGGCAGGATTCGCCGTGGTTCGCGGGCGTTGCCAACAAGGTGCTGCTGGGTTCCCGCCAGCCGGAAACCGGCTACACCTACGCCACCCCGCGCGGCCACGACATGTACACCGGCAAGGAAAACGATTGGGTGGTGCTTCCCCAGGAAGGCAAAATTCACGCCTTTACCGTCTGCCACTTTGGCTCGGAAGCCTTCCTCCCCGAAACGCCCTTCGTGCTGGTGCTGGTGGAATTCGAGGGCGCCGATACGCTGTTCTTAGGCCGCATGATCGGCGTTGATCCCAACGACGCCAGCCTGGATTGGATTGGGATGAAAGTGAAAGCCAAATTCCGCCGCCTGAGCAAGTTCAAGCCCACGGATGTGTACTTCGTTCCCGCGGAAGAGTAG
- a CDS encoding thiolase domain-containing protein (Catalyzes the synthesis of acetoacetyl coenzyme A from two molecules of acetyl coenzyme A. It can also act as a thiolase, catalyzing the reverse reaction and generating two-carbon units from the four-carbon product of fatty acid oxidation), translating into MRTVYAVAGGVSKFTKARPDKTFPALVKEAYDYMLNDIGIEHPKFFEIVDGSVVSYFSDHFTRQLMAGIMVQDYLGLVPKPSHRVEGGGATGGLCFQEAYKSVASGDMDVALAMGFETMSHVNTWKGNEFIALASDTNFDYPVGGFYSGYYAMMVTRHMKEFGTTVEQLAHVSVKNHMNAYYNPYSQKRRRLTIQDVRNAPMVAWPLTRLDICVMSDGAAVVLLASEEGLAKLEKAAGRSLPKVKVAAIGRGTDAMRMADRPHQSFEDFYRYNALPNEMDDDSRAYYKELWAHGFRYPGVHSFRAGRMASKLAYERAGITDPRKELDFIELHDAYTSSEIQTYEDMGLCRYGEGGPFAASGKTFMPTVDYGLDFPEKPEIPVNPSGGLIACGHPVGATGLMQAVFAIWQLQHRIKDHFGNDTLQVPNARRGAIHSHAGTGTYVTVSILEREE; encoded by the coding sequence ATGAGAACCGTGTACGCAGTTGCCGGGGGGGTGAGTAAATTTACCAAAGCGCGGCCTGATAAGACTTTCCCCGCGCTGGTGAAAGAGGCCTATGACTACATGCTCAATGACATTGGCATCGAACACCCCAAGTTTTTCGAGATTGTCGATGGCTCGGTGGTTTCCTATTTCTCCGACCACTTCACTCGCCAGTTGATGGCCGGCATCATGGTGCAAGATTATCTCGGCCTGGTGCCTAAGCCCTCGCATCGTGTGGAAGGCGGTGGGGCAACCGGCGGGTTATGCTTTCAGGAAGCCTACAAGTCGGTGGCTTCGGGCGACATGGACGTGGCCCTCGCGATGGGCTTTGAGACGATGTCGCATGTCAACACCTGGAAGGGTAACGAATTCATCGCCTTGGCCTCCGATACGAACTTCGACTACCCCGTGGGCGGCTTCTACTCGGGTTACTACGCGATGATGGTCACGCGGCACATGAAAGAATTTGGTACGACGGTGGAGCAACTGGCGCATGTGTCGGTCAAGAACCACATGAACGCCTATTACAACCCTTATTCGCAGAAGCGCCGCCGTTTGACGATTCAGGATGTCCGCAACGCGCCGATGGTGGCCTGGCCGCTGACACGGCTCGATATCTGCGTGATGAGCGACGGCGCGGCGGTGGTGCTCTTAGCCAGCGAAGAGGGGCTGGCGAAACTGGAAAAAGCCGCCGGACGCAGCCTGCCGAAGGTCAAAGTGGCTGCCATTGGCCGCGGCACCGACGCCATGCGCATGGCCGACCGCCCCCATCAGTCCTTTGAAGATTTCTACCGCTACAACGCCCTGCCCAACGAAATGGATGACGATTCGCGGGCTTACTACAAGGAATTGTGGGCGCATGGCTTCCGCTACCCGGGCGTGCATTCCTTCCGCGCGGGCCGCATGGCTTCCAAACTGGCTTACGAACGCGCTGGCATCACTGACCCCCGCAAAGAGCTGGATTTCATCGAACTTCACGATGCCTACACCAGTTCCGAAATTCAAACTTACGAAGATATGGGCCTCTGTCGCTACGGCGAAGGCGGGCCCTTTGCCGCCTCGGGCAAAACCTTCATGCCAACGGTGGACTACGGCCTCGACTTTCCCGAGAAGCCGGAGATTCCGGTCAACCCCTCGGGTGGCCTGATTGCCTGCGGTCATCCTGTGGGCGCAACGGGCTTGATGCAGGCTGTGTTCGCCATCTGGCAGTTGCAGCATCGCATCAAAGACCACTTTGGCAACGACACCTTGCAGGTGCCCAACGCCAGGCGCGGCGCAATTCATTCCCACGCGGGCACGGGCACTTACGTCACCGTCAGCATCCTGGAACGCGAAGAGTAA
- a CDS encoding methyltransferase domain-containing protein, which yields MQKRTTEWIEKVNTAYHERQFKEPYRSTVAFCDWLETLGLIHKESHLRILDLGAGQGATLYYMSLRYPHCTFVGVDLNPELVQKGNAFFQEHGITNCRLEVGDIYALDSKYMGAFDGVISLQTLSWLPAFEEPLEAMCALEAPWLALSSLFYDGLVSCTIEIKEYTERLEPYTQSFYNIYSLPVIEQFLADRGYHDFRYTPFEIDIDLPKPQKKVMGTYTEKLANGRRLQISGPLLMPWHFISARRKAAPSS from the coding sequence ATGCAAAAGCGAACGACCGAATGGATTGAGAAAGTCAACACGGCCTACCATGAGCGACAATTCAAAGAACCCTACCGAAGCACCGTAGCCTTCTGCGACTGGTTAGAGACCCTTGGGCTGATCCACAAAGAAAGCCACCTCCGCATCCTGGATCTGGGGGCAGGGCAAGGGGCAACGCTCTATTACATGAGTTTGCGTTATCCTCACTGCACGTTTGTGGGGGTTGACCTCAACCCAGAACTCGTTCAAAAAGGCAATGCTTTCTTCCAGGAACACGGCATCACCAACTGCCGCCTGGAAGTGGGTGATATTTATGCCCTGGATTCCAAATACATGGGCGCTTTCGACGGGGTGATTTCGTTGCAAACCCTCAGCTGGTTACCCGCATTCGAAGAACCGCTTGAAGCCATGTGCGCCTTAGAAGCCCCCTGGCTCGCGCTTTCCTCGCTGTTCTACGACGGGCTGGTCTCTTGCACCATCGAGATCAAGGAATACACCGAGCGTTTAGAGCCTTACACCCAAAGCTTCTACAACATCTACTCGCTGCCCGTCATCGAACAGTTTCTCGCCGACCGTGGCTACCACGATTTCCGCTACACCCCTTTCGAAATTGACATTGACCTACCCAAGCCACAGAAAAAAGTCATGGGCACCTATACCGAGAAACTGGCCAACGGCCGCCGCCTGCAAATCTCTGGGCCATTGCTCATGCCCTGGCATTTCATCAGTGCCCGGCGAAAAGCAGCCCCTTCCTCATAG
- a CDS encoding NADH-quinone oxidoreductase subunit N, with product MTFSDLSTLLPEIALVIWASVLLLVDLFIPKARKGWTAFLAVLGLALAFGMAVAQGGGVGAGFHGMVVSDGFATFLEALLALSGALGILLAYDYLKRQQMVRGEYYTLLLFSVAGMMLMAKAADLMVMFLALELLSIPLYVLTAFARPREIGEEAALKYFLLGAFAAAFFVYGIALTYGATQTTQISGIAAAVDTGRANLTLLAFGAGLLLVGLGFKVAAVPFHMWTPDVYQGAPSPVTGFMAAGAKVAGFAALLRVLVLAFPVLGSQLTPIVWVLALLTMVVGNLAALAQKNIKRMLAYSSIAHAGYMLVAVVAFADARVAPMAVAAVLFYLGAYALTNFGAWAVVIAVEHAEGKGLEIADYAGLGRKHPWLALAMTIFMLSFGGFPPTVGFVGKFYLFRVALDAGYVGLAIVGVLASVVSVYYYMRVVTTMYMKEGEAEAHGDAWLNVGVALTALATIFFGIVTAPALHWALQAVLHL from the coding sequence ATGACCTTTTCCGACCTTTCCACCCTGTTGCCTGAGATCGCACTGGTGATTTGGGCGAGTGTGTTGCTGCTGGTGGATTTGTTCATCCCAAAGGCGCGCAAAGGCTGGACGGCCTTTTTGGCCGTGCTGGGCCTGGCGCTGGCCTTCGGGATGGCAGTGGCGCAGGGTGGTGGTGTGGGGGCTGGCTTCCATGGGATGGTGGTCTCTGATGGTTTTGCCACCTTTTTGGAAGCCTTGCTGGCGCTGAGCGGCGCGTTGGGCATTCTGCTGGCGTACGATTATCTGAAGCGTCAGCAGATGGTGCGCGGCGAGTATTACACCTTGCTGCTGTTCTCGGTGGCAGGGATGATGTTGATGGCAAAAGCCGCCGATTTGATGGTGATGTTCCTGGCACTGGAACTGCTTTCTATCCCGTTGTATGTGCTTACGGCTTTTGCCCGCCCGCGCGAAATTGGCGAAGAGGCTGCTTTGAAGTATTTCTTGTTGGGCGCGTTTGCGGCGGCTTTCTTCGTGTATGGCATTGCCCTGACCTATGGCGCCACCCAGACCACGCAAATTTCCGGCATTGCCGCAGCAGTGGATACCGGCCGTGCCAACCTGACGCTGCTGGCGTTTGGTGCGGGCTTGCTGCTGGTAGGTTTGGGCTTCAAGGTGGCAGCGGTGCCTTTCCATATGTGGACGCCTGATGTGTATCAGGGCGCGCCTTCGCCGGTCACGGGCTTTATGGCAGCGGGGGCCAAGGTGGCTGGTTTTGCTGCTTTGCTGCGGGTGCTGGTGCTGGCTTTCCCCGTGTTGGGCAGTCAACTGACCCCCATTGTGTGGGTTTTGGCCCTGCTCACGATGGTCGTCGGCAACCTGGCCGCTTTGGCGCAAAAGAACATCAAGCGCATGCTGGCTTATTCCAGCATCGCCCACGCGGGCTACATGCTGGTGGCAGTGGTTGCTTTTGCCGATGCCAGGGTGGCGCCGATGGCTGTGGCAGCAGTGTTGTTCTACCTCGGCGCTTACGCGTTGACCAACTTTGGCGCGTGGGCTGTGGTGATTGCCGTGGAGCACGCGGAAGGTAAAGGGCTGGAAATTGCCGATTACGCGGGCCTGGGGCGCAAGCATCCCTGGCTGGCACTGGCAATGACCATTTTCATGCTCTCCTTTGGTGGCTTCCCACCGACGGTGGGCTTTGTGGGCAAGTTTTATTTGTTCCGTGTTGCCTTAGACGCCGGCTATGTCGGCCTGGCGATTGTGGGTGTGTTGGCCTCGGTTGTGTCGGTGTATTATTACATGCGGGTTGTGACGACGATGTACATGAAAGAAGGAGAGGCCGAAGCGCATGGCGACGCCTGGCTGAATGTGGGTGTGGCGCTCACCGCACTGGCAACGATTTTCTTTGGCATTGTCACTGCGCCTGCCCTGCATTGGGCGTTGCAGGCGGTGCTGCACTTGTAA